Proteins from one Ranitomeya variabilis isolate aRanVar5 chromosome 1, aRanVar5.hap1, whole genome shotgun sequence genomic window:
- the MCL1 gene encoding induced myeloid leukemia cell differentiation protein Mcl-1: MINHAMIRKPASGILPYLYTAGGGSLLAKDGAVLPELEKGSWERHGGYNTDGSLPSSQSELDEDEDMDLQSDSRGSTSPPLTPTSDSPRDSLYMDTHALLHSYYRECAGDMKADGGSTKALHTLRRLGTEINEKHRMVFQGMLNNLSIQHPDDIEKLSQVPAMVFSDGITNWGRIVTLISFGAFIAKHLKSVHLDNCIGTLADNFTEYLMSQKRTWILEHNGWDGCVEFFHVEDYEGGLKTVLMAFAGVAGLGASLAYMIR, from the exons ATGATTAACCATGCCATGATTCGGAAACCGGCCTCCGGTATCCTTCCGTACCTGTATACCGCCGGCGGGGGGAGTCTGCTGGCCAAGGACGGCGCCGTGCTCCCGGAGCTGGAGAAGGGCAGCTGGGAGCGGCATGGCGGCTACAACACGGACGGCTCCTTACCGTCCTCTCAGTCCGAGCTGGACGAGGACGAAGACATGGACCTACAGTCAGACTCCCGGGGCTCCACGTCTCCCCCGCTCACCCCGACCTCCGACAGCCCCCGCGACTCCCTGTACATGGACACCCACGCTCTGCTGCACAGCTACTACCGGGAGTGTGCCGGGGACATGAAGGCGGACGGCGGCAGCACCAAAGCGCTGCACACCCTGAGGAGACTGGGGACGGAAATTAACGAGAAGCACCGGATGGTCTTTCAGG GCATGTTGAATAATCTGTCTATACAGCATCCTGACGACATCGAGAAGCTTTCCCAAGTCCCAGCCATGGTCTTCAGCGACGGGATAACGAACTGGGGCCGTATCGTCACCCTGATAAGCTTTGGAGCCTTTATTGCTAAACATCTAAAAAGTGTACACCTCGACAACTGCATCGGCACACTGGCAGACAACTTCACAGAGTATCTCATGTCCCAAAAAAGAACATGGATCCTGGAGCATAATGGCTGG GATGGTTGTGTTGAGTTCTTCCATGTTGAGGACTATGAAGGTGGCCTAAAAACAGTATTGATGGCCTTCGCTGGTGTAGCTGGTCTTGGAGCAAGTTTAGCATACATGATCCGGTGA